The DNA window GACACCCTCACCACCGCCGCCCAAGTCGTCGCGGCCGGGGTGTGCGCCCGCGTGCTGCGCACCCGCCTGCGCATCGCCGACACCCCACCGGTACGCCGCGCCTACTGCCGGGCCGTGATCGCCGGGCTCGACGCCGAACGCACCCTGCCCGCCCTCCTGGACGCGTTGGCCGAGACCCGACTCGTGGACCTGGTCGGCACCTCCCTCGCCTGGCACGGACAATTCGCCGCCTACGCCCAGGGCTCCGCCTCCGGACGACGCGAATGACCCCCACCCGCCCGCACCCCGCTCCGGTCCATCCGTTCCTGGTCGTCGAAGGACTCGACGGCGCCGGCAAGACCACCCTGCGCAAAGCCCTGTTCCGGCTGTTCGAGGACCTGTACGGCACCACCCCGCTGTCCCTGCTCACCACCAACCACCTCGAACCCGCCCTCGTGCCCACCCTCGTCGACGGCAAGTTCCACCCCACCCCCGCCAACCGCGACGCCTACCTGACCGCCGTCGCCGAGGACAAACACACCTGCCTGCACCGCCTCGTCCACCCCCACCGCCGAATCCGCCCGATCCTGGCCGACCGCTGGCTGCTCAGCGAACTCGCCTTCTTCGCCGTCGTCCACGACCTCGACCCCGCCGACACCCACCGCACCCTGGCCCGAACCCTGGACACCGCCCCCGACCTGACGCTCGTCCTGGACCTGCCCGCCCACCACGCCCACACCCGCGCCCGCCGACGCGGCACCGACACCCTGCGCCGCGACTGGGACACCCCCGAGGTCCAGGCCCGCGTCCACGCCGCATACGACACCATCGCGAGCACCCCCGAACGCTTCCCTCTCCTGGGCACCGTCGTGCGCATCGACGCCCGCCGCGAACCCGCCGAACTCCTCCACACCGCCTGGGACACCCTGCGACTCCACGGCCTCCTCCCGCACCGATACGCCCGCGCGTGAAGGGACTGTCAAGGACTCGGCGTTACACCTGGGCGGAGGGAGAATCCGATGACCGATGCGGCGATGACGACCGACTCGAGTGCGGTGGACGGCGTTTCGGGAACGTCCGGGCCGGCTGTCGGGGAACAGCCTGCCGTCGTCTCCGTGATCAGCGACCGCACATGGCGCACACGTGTCGAACAGCAGCCAGGGTGCTCCGGAAGGCCGGACGGCCTGTGGTGCCGGGCGACCCGACGGCGGATCCGCCCGGTGTGCCGGACCCGACGCTCGACGCCCCGCCGTCGGCATCGGCGATCGCGACGGCGACGAATCGCCGCGTCCCGTGCTCGACAGCGCTGCCATCGAACAGAGGTCCGGCACCACATGGCGTAGGTGGCTCCCTCCCCCGACCCCGGCCGGGCGCCACCGGTCCCGGCGTCCGCACGTTTTCGACCATCTCGAATCGACCCCGACTCCGACTCCGCTGTGAGTGGTCGTGCCGGAGGTGCCACGAGGACACTTGCGTGGCGCCGACCACGTCGGCCACGACGGCCCGACATGCGCGATCGATCCCTGCGAGGAATCGGCAACGAGCGCAATCGAATGCCCGATCGGGTCGATGACCCGCTGGTCTACCGAAGTGTCACCGGAGTGGTCAGCAGCCCAGGTCCTTCTCCACCTCGTCGTACACGTCCCTGAGGTCGCTGACGTTTTGCGGGGTCGGGTTCCACGGGATGTCCACGTCGATGCGCCGCAGGTAGTGGTTCGTGGTGTCCTCCAGAACCCATCGTGGCGTGGAAGTTGTCGGGGTAGACGGTGATCGGATCGTTGGGCGGGTAGTCGACGCGCACCCGGTATTCGCGAACCGCGACGTGCCAGTTCGGCAGGAGACACTGTGCGGCCACGTCCTCGAAGTAGTAGAAGGCGCCACCGCCCGTCTTCTGGTTGACCCTGCGCAGTTGGGGGACGAAGTTGTTGCCGCCCAGGGTGGCGCGGATGAGGTGGCTGCCGTCCCAGGCGTCGTTGGGCTGGAGCCCTTGGGTGATGCGCGGGTCGTTTCTGCCCTGCGGGAAGTGGGGGACCACCTTCGTCTGGCAGTGGGTTTTGCCTGCGGGGCGGGGCCTGGGCACCAGGTCGTGGTCGAACGGGTGTCCGGCCCTCGTGTACGGGTCGCCGTCATGATCAATCTCAGCGCCAACCACGGTTGCGCTGATCCCCGACGCCGTCCTCGGGGCAACGCCCCCACCCGCCCTCCCTTCCCGCTCCGGGGGGAGGGCGGGTTCTTTTACCCGGTTCTTTCTATAGGGCGTCGGCACCACCGGACGCCGGTCGACCGGCGTCCGGTACGACCTGCGCGGACGCGGCGCGCCGGGCCCGCGTCCGCGCCGGTCGGGGCCGCCGCCTCGGGCAGGACCTCCGCAACCCGAAGACGATGCCGAGCGAGCTGCGCGGCTGACGGCATCCGAGCCCGCCACCCGCAGCCGTTCCCCCGCTCCGGGTGGCTCCCCTGCCCGGCAGGACGGGGCGCTGTCCGCCGGTGCGCGGGCCGAAGGGCCCGGTCGCTCAGGTTCTGCCGGGTTTGCCCGTCGAGACCAGCAGGAGGACGGACGAGCCCGGTGCCACCGGTTCTGCGCCGCCCCGGGGGCACTGCCGATCACCTGCCCGGCGGGAGCGTTCCAGTCCGTGTGCCGCATGATCGTGCAGCTCAGTCCGAGTCCGCGCAGCAGGCTTCCGGCCTGTTCGACCGGCATGCCGGCCAGGTCCGGCAGCGCGATGCCCGCTCCCGCGGTCTGCTCCTGCTCCTGTGTCGGAGTCGCATCGGCGCTTCCGCTCTTGGGGGTGCCGGTGGCGAGCGGGGTGCACGCCCCGTTCGCCGGTGGGGACAGGGACGGGGAGGCGCCGGGCGCCGGCGGCACGGGCTTCAGCGCGAAGAACCCCACCGTGGCGCACGCCAGCACGCAGCACGCCGCAGCGGTGCCGAGGAACGCCCGGCGGGTGCGGCTGCGGCTGACGACTCGCTCGATCGCGGCCGCGTCGACGACCGGCGCCGTCGGCCCGTCGGCGAAGGAGGCCACCGCGGCACGCAGCTCGGCTTCGAGGCCCGGCTCGAACGGGGCGGGTCCGGACGACGTGTTCCTCACTTCGTACCTCCGAAAGCGGCCGACGGGGTGTGCGGCGCCTCGCCCGATACGGAATCGCGCAGCTTGGCCAGGCCGCGGGCGAGTTGGGACCTCACCGCACTCGAAGAGATCTCCAGGACGTCGGCGACCTGCCGGGCGTCCAGATCGTGCAGGTAGTACAGGACCACCACGCTGCGCATGCCCATCGGCAGCCCGAGCAGTGCCTCGATCAGTTCCGCGCGCAGATCCACCTGCCCGAACCGGTCCCGGGGGTCGGCCGTCTCGGGCACCCCCGACAGCCCGGGGCGCTCGCCCAGACGCGACAGCCGCCGCCAGCGGTCGTTGGCCAGGTTGACCAGCACCTTGCGCACGTACGCCTCCGGCGAATCCGCCACCGCGACCTTCCGCCACCGTCGGCACGCCCGCTCCAGCGCCTCCTGCACCAGATCCTCGGCCACGTGCACGTCACCGGTCAGCGCATACGCGGTGCGGAACAACGCTCCCGACCGCTGTGCGACGAACTCCGTGAATCCGTAGCCCGGACCGCTCCTGCGAAACCTCACCCGCCGACCTCCTCTCCTCGTCCCGTCCCGATCACTGCCCCTATGACGGCGGAACGCGGCCGGGTGCTGCACCGAGCCGCCGGCAGTGACGTCAATCACAGCTGGAACGGAAGGGTGTCCCAGGACCTCGCGCCACTGCCGCCCGGGTGGGGGCGGGGCCCGGCGTCCCGCGCGGGCGGAGCGGAAGCGGGCTCGGGCTCCGACCGGCCGCCCGTCGTCACGGAACGCGGGCCGGCCCTCTCCCGGGAGGCGAGCCGGCGAGTCTGGCCGTCCGGGGGTTCAGTCCTCCGGGATGCCCGGCCTGGCCGGTGGGGGCGGTGGGGCCGCGGCGAAGTGGTCTCCGCCCTGGCCGGCTCTGGGTGTCAGTCCTCCCACAGCTCGGTCATCTCGCCGACTCCGGGAACCGAACACTGGTCCTGATCGACCTCGAGAACATCATCGGCGCGAACGCCCAGACCGGCACCGCCCTGGCCAAACTCGACGCACTGCCCCGGCACGTCGAACGCCCCGGGGACTTGGTCGCCGCCTGCGTCGGCTCGCGCATCCGGCCCGCGGTCACCGACGCCTTGCGCACCCGCGGCGTACGGGTGCTCTTCGCCCGGTCGTCTTCGGCGCTGGAACGGCACTCGGCAACCGCCTGGCCCATGCAGCCGTGGACGCGGTGATCGGCAAACGCTGACCGGATCGTCGTTCCCGTCTTCAGTCGCCGGTCGGCGCGTATCCACGGTGCACGGCTCGATTCGAGGTCGACAGCGCCCGCAGGTGACCGCGTCACGATCCGGCCGGGAAGGCGGGCGGTGTCCGTGTGGCACGGCGTTTGATCGAGGTACACGCACGGACGGGGCCTTCGTGTACGTCGATCAGGCGCGGCCGGCTTCGGCGCAGGTGGGGCGTTGGGCGGGGTCGAGCGCCATGTAGCCGTCCAGGAGGCTTTCGAGTTCGGGGTCGGGCCAGGGGCGGGTGTCGGTCCAGGTGGGTCGGTGTCGGCCGGTGGCGATGTCCTCGTACAGCTCGGTGACGGTGACGTCGGTGCCGATCGCGCGGGTGGTGGCGGGTGGGTTGCCGGTCCAGGCCCAGCGGATCGCGGCGGCGAGGCTGTACTGCTCGGCGGCGTCGGTGAGTTCGATGTGGGTGGTGGGTGGGGTGTCGAGGATCTGACGGGCGATCTCGGGCGCGGTGGGCTGGTCCATGCCGCCGCGGTACGGCACGGTCGGGGGCAGGTCGGCGTGTTGGGCGAGGTCGTGGTCGATGAACGCGATCGTCTTCTCGTCGTCGGAGACGAGGATGTTGGTGGGTTGGATGTCGCCGTGGTGCCATCCGGCGGCGTGCAGCGCGTGGAGGGCGTCGAACGCGCGGTGGGTGATCGCGCGCAGGCGCGGTCCGGTGTCCGGGTCGGCGCGGCCCTCGCGCGTGGGCAGACACCACAACCACAGGGTGGTCCCCGAGCGCCACGGGAGCGCGGTCCACACGCCGTCCCCGACCTGCCCGTGGACGCCGGGCGCGGGGTGGAGGCCCTGGGCGTGCAGGAGGTCGACGACGCGGGCCTCGTGCAGGAGGTTGGCGGCGGGGATGGGGTCGGTGGCGGCTTTGATCTTCCAGTCGCCGACGCGCCAGGCGAGGGTGTGGTGTTCGGTCAGCGGTTCGGGGGTGTCGGCGAGGTCGACGGTTTCGATCGCGGCGGCGAGCAGCGGGTTCATGACTCACATCCTGGCGTGCGGGGAGGGGATGCCGGTGTCGTTTCGCCCGGCGCGACCGTGGATGAGCAGGTCGGCG is part of the Embleya scabrispora genome and encodes:
- a CDS encoding dTMP kinase, translating into MTPTRPHPAPVHPFLVVEGLDGAGKTTLRKALFRLFEDLYGTTPLSLLTTNHLEPALVPTLVDGKFHPTPANRDAYLTAVAEDKHTCLHRLVHPHRRIRPILADRWLLSELAFFAVVHDLDPADTHRTLARTLDTAPDLTLVLDLPAHHAHTRARRRGTDTLRRDWDTPEVQARVHAAYDTIASTPERFPLLGTVVRIDARREPAELLHTAWDTLRLHGLLPHRYARA
- a CDS encoding SigE family RNA polymerase sigma factor, yielding MRFRRSGPGYGFTEFVAQRSGALFRTAYALTGDVHVAEDLVQEALERACRRWRKVAVADSPEAYVRKVLVNLANDRWRRLSRLGERPGLSGVPETADPRDRFGQVDLRAELIEALLGLPMGMRSVVVLYYLHDLDARQVADVLEISSSAVRSQLARGLAKLRDSVSGEAPHTPSAAFGGTK
- a CDS encoding protein kinase domain-containing protein produces the protein MNPLLAAAIETVDLADTPEPLTEHHTLAWRVGDWKIKAATDPIPAANLLHEARVVDLLHAQGLHPAPGVHGQVGDGVWTALPWRSGTTLWLWCLPTREGRADPDTGPRLRAITHRAFDALHALHAAGWHHGDIQPTNILVSDDEKTIAFIDHDLAQHADLPPTVPYRGGMDQPTAPEIARQILDTPPTTHIELTDAAEQYSLAAAIRWAWTGNPPATTRAIGTDVTVTELYEDIATGRHRPTWTDTRPWPDPELESLLDGYMALDPAQRPTCAEAGRA